GATGATCGTCTTCGCCCCGAGGCCCTCGGCCAGCCTGACCGTGTTGTCTTCGGACGAGGAATCGATTATGATAATCTCAGCCGGCTTGGTATCCTGTTCTCTCAGTTCGGAGAGGAGTTTCCCGATACAGCCTCCGGCATTGAGGGTCGGTATGATGAGCGTGATCACCATGTTTTCATATTGTATCACAGGAGAGACATCGTGAAAGTATTTGTAACCGGCGGCGCAGGCTATATCGGAAGCCATGTCGTGAAGGCCCTCGGTGAAGAGGGCTATGACGTCCTTACCTATGATAACCTCTCCTTCGGACATGCCGATGCGGTTCTCTCCGGCGACCTCGTCGTCGGAGATCTTTCCGACAGGGAAAGGCTGCGTGAGACCCTCAAGGCCTTTCGACCCGATGCAGTCATGCATTTTGCCGCATATATCGTAGTTCCCGAGTCTATAAAGGAGCCGATCAGGTATTACCGGAATAATTTTTGCCATGCCATGGGCCTCTTAGAAGCCTGCCTTGAGCAGCGCATCGCGAGGTTTCTCTTTTCGTCAACTGCCGCTGTTTACGGCATTCCCGTAGAAATCCCCGTGACCGAGAACGCGAACCTTGATCCTATAAACCCTTACGGCCGTTCAAAGGTCATGGTGGAGAACCTGCTTTCCGACCTCTCGGCGCAAAGGGATCTCCGCTACGTTTCCCTCAGATATTTTAATGTGGCCGGAGCGGACGGGAAGGCGAGGGTGGGGCAGAACCGGAAGGATGCCACTCACCTCATAACCCTGGCGGTAAGAACGGCGCTCGGCAGGAGGCCGTACCTCGAGGTGTACGGCACAGATTATCCTACTCCCGACGGGACATGCATACGGGACTATATCCACGTCGATGACCTCTCGGATGCTCACATCGTGGCGCTCAGGTATCTTTTGGAGGGCGGCGCGAGCGACGTATTCAACTGCGGATACGGTCATGGGTATTCGGTCAGGGAAGTTGTGGATGCCGTGAAAAGAGTGACAGGAGTCGATTTTGAAGTTGTCGAGACCGGGAGGAGAGAGGGAGACCCTCCCCTCCTTATTGCCGACAGCACGAAGCTGAGGAATAAGCTCGGCTGGATGCCGCGATATGACAGTCTCGAATACATCATAAAGACGGCCTTTGAATGGGAGAAGAAGGTTAATTACCGCTGAACGTGAGGGCCCGAGTTCAGGCTGATGGCTCTACACAATAACAGCTCTTTTCGAAATACGATGTTCTCGTGCGTATGGATTTTTTCTTGAAATGCTGGGATAATTGTTCAGAAGAGGCTCGGGTTCCGGACGGCGCCTGAAGTGACGAAGGAGGTCTGAATCTTGGTACACAAAGAGCATGAAAGGGTGCACGTGGATGATCAGAACCTCTGCAGACTCTGCATCAATGAGCTCGGTGCGATTTATATGGACCTCGGTCTCTCTGCGGATGAACTCGATCTGCTCGCAATGCCGAGGCGTACCTTTACCGTTCATTTCCCCGTCAGGATGGATTCGGGGAAGACGCGAATGTTCGTGGGGCACAGGATACAGTATAACGATGCAAGGGGTCCGACGAAGGGCGGCATCAGATTCCATCCGGAACTGACCATTGACCATGTGAGAGACCTCGCCTTCCTGATGGTGCTCAAATGCGCCGTGGTGAACATACCCTTCGGAGGCTCCAAGGGAGGGGTCGTCGTTAACCCGAAGGAGCTCGGCAGGAACGAGCTCGAACAGGTGACGAGGGGATACATCCGCGCCATCGCTGACTACATCGGGCCTTCCAAGGATATCCCGGCTCCTGATGTCTATACGGACGAGAAGATCATGGTCTGGATACTCGATGAATATGAGCGGATAAAAGGGGAGCATGTTCCGGCTGTGGTGACCGGGAAACCCTTTGAACTGCAGGGCCTCAAGGCGCGGAGCTATTCGACGTCACTCGGCGGGATCTATGTCCTCGAAGCGGCGATGAAGAAATTGGGAATGGATAAACGCGATGCCAGGGTCGCTGTTCAGGGGTTCGGAAACGTGGGGAGAAACGCGGCCCGTATCCTCTACGAGGAGGGGTATACGGTCGTCGCGGTGTCTGATTCCAGAGGAGGCTCATACCGTGCGGAGGGTCTCGATATCGGGAAGGTAATCATGCACAAGGAGAGAAGCGGAGGAGTGACGGATTTTCAGGGAGGCAGAGACATTACGAACGAGGAACTGTTGATCTGCGACTGCGATATCCTGATTCCTGCGGCGCTCTCTGACCAGCTGAACGGAGATAACGCACGGAACGTACAGGCGAAGATAGTACTCGAGCTTGCCAATGCCCCGACAACGACGGAAGCCGATGATATTTTTTTCGATAAGAACGTGATGCTGATCCCGGATGTCCTTGCGAATGCCGGAGGCGTGGTCGTGAGCTATTTTGAATGGAGTCAGAACCTCAATAATGATTACTGGGAAGAGGCGAAGGTTCTCCAGAAACTGAATGACATCATGATAACCGCTTTCAATGACGTGCATGCCTTGTGCCGCGAGGAA
This DNA window, taken from Thermodesulfovibrionales bacterium, encodes the following:
- the galE gene encoding UDP-glucose 4-epimerase GalE; translated protein: MKVFVTGGAGYIGSHVVKALGEEGYDVLTYDNLSFGHADAVLSGDLVVGDLSDRERLRETLKAFRPDAVMHFAAYIVVPESIKEPIRYYRNNFCHAMGLLEACLEQRIARFLFSSTAAVYGIPVEIPVTENANLDPINPYGRSKVMVENLLSDLSAQRDLRYVSLRYFNVAGADGKARVGQNRKDATHLITLAVRTALGRRPYLEVYGTDYPTPDGTCIRDYIHVDDLSDAHIVALRYLLEGGASDVFNCGYGHGYSVREVVDAVKRVTGVDFEVVETGRREGDPPLLIADSTKLRNKLGWMPRYDSLEYIIKTAFEWEKKVNYR
- a CDS encoding Glu/Leu/Phe/Val dehydrogenase; this encodes MVHKEHERVHVDDQNLCRLCINELGAIYMDLGLSADELDLLAMPRRTFTVHFPVRMDSGKTRMFVGHRIQYNDARGPTKGGIRFHPELTIDHVRDLAFLMVLKCAVVNIPFGGSKGGVVVNPKELGRNELEQVTRGYIRAIADYIGPSKDIPAPDVYTDEKIMVWILDEYERIKGEHVPAVVTGKPFELQGLKARSYSTSLGGIYVLEAAMKKLGMDKRDARVAVQGFGNVGRNAARILYEEGYTVVAVSDSRGGSYRAEGLDIGKVIMHKERSGGVTDFQGGRDITNEELLICDCDILIPAALSDQLNGDNARNVQAKIVLELANAPTTTEADDIFFDKNVMLIPDVLANAGGVVVSYFEWSQNLNNDYWEEAKVLQKLNDIMITAFNDVHALCREESCRMRRAAYQLAVKRILHAERLRGNL